The proteins below come from a single Iocasia fonsfrigidae genomic window:
- a CDS encoding transketolase family protein, whose translation MAELANKAAICDTLIDLAKIDRDIVVLTSDSRGSASMTKFADELPEQLIEVGIAEQNLVGIAAGLAASGKKPYIASYAAFLSMRSIEQIKVDVAYSKTNVKVIGISGGLSYGPLGMSHHAVQDIAVMRAIPNLKVIMPADRYESKKMIEVLVNNEDPVYIRVGRNPVPDVYQGEVDFEIAKGVVMRDGSDLSIIACGRMVRTALDSAEELSKLGISCRVINMHTLKPLDDEIIIKSAAETGHIITLEEHSIYGGLGSAVAEVLAQNSPVSMKIIGIPDEPAIAGKAEEVYEYYGLSTPSIVEEAKKLLSNSR comes from the coding sequence ATGGCTGAACTAGCAAATAAAGCAGCAATTTGTGATACATTAATTGATTTAGCTAAAATAGACAGAGATATTGTTGTCTTAACAAGTGATTCCAGGGGTTCGGCTTCAATGACAAAATTTGCTGATGAGCTTCCTGAGCAGTTGATAGAGGTAGGGATAGCTGAACAAAATCTGGTAGGCATAGCAGCTGGTCTGGCTGCTTCCGGTAAAAAACCCTATATTGCATCATATGCTGCTTTTTTATCCATGAGGAGTATTGAACAGATTAAAGTAGATGTGGCTTATTCAAAGACTAATGTCAAGGTTATAGGGATTAGTGGTGGTTTAAGCTATGGCCCTTTAGGTATGTCACATCATGCTGTTCAGGATATAGCAGTAATGAGGGCTATTCCTAATCTAAAGGTCATTATGCCTGCTGATAGATATGAAAGTAAGAAGATGATTGAGGTTCTGGTCAATAATGAAGACCCTGTCTATATACGCGTCGGGCGTAATCCGGTTCCTGATGTATATCAGGGTGAAGTCGATTTTGAAATTGCTAAGGGTGTTGTAATGAGAGATGGCTCTGATCTTAGTATCATTGCCTGTGGCAGGATGGTTAGAACTGCCCTGGATAGTGCAGAGGAATTGAGTAAATTGGGTATCAGCTGTCGGGTAATAAATATGCATACCTTAAAACCGCTTGATGATGAAATAATTATTAAGTCAGCTGCAGAGACTGGTCATATTATTACCCTGGAAGAACATAGTATATATGGTGGCTTGGGTTCTGCTGTGGCAGAGGTTTTAGCACAAAACAGTCCTGTATCGATGAAGATAATTGGTATTCCAGATGAACCAGCTATTGCTGGTAAAGCAGAGGAAGTCTATGAGTATTATGGTTTATCTACTCCTTCTATAGTAGAAGAGGCTAAAAAACTATTAAGTAATAGTAGGTGA
- a CDS encoding desulfoferrodoxin, translating into MTKLRELYKCDVCGNVVEITHEGAPALVCCGEDMKKLIPKTEDTGGEKHLPVLEETDNGILVKVGDIAHPMEDEHFIKFIEVLTGDKVIRAELKPGNNPEAEFKIDKSEVKAVREYCTIHGLWENK; encoded by the coding sequence ATGACAAAACTAAGAGAACTTTATAAGTGTGATGTTTGTGGAAATGTAGTAGAGATTACACATGAGGGTGCTCCAGCATTGGTTTGTTGTGGGGAAGATATGAAGAAATTGATTCCTAAAACTGAGGATACAGGTGGTGAAAAACACCTACCTGTTTTAGAAGAAACAGACAATGGTATCTTAGTAAAGGTAGGTGATATAGCCCATCCAATGGAAGATGAACATTTTATTAAATTTATTGAAGTCTTAACAGGTGATAAAGTAATTCGGGCAGAATTAAAGCCGGGTAATAATCCGGAGGCTGAGTTTAAGATTGATAAATCTGAGGTTAAGGCTGTCAGGGAGTATTGTACAATACATGGCCTGTGGGAAAATAAATAG
- the typA gene encoding translational GTPase TypA produces the protein MPKKKKIINLAVIAHVDAGKSTLVDAFLTQSGVFRENEEVLDCVMDNNELERERGITIYSKNCSIEYKDYKINIVDTPGHADFSSEVERVIKAVDTAILIVDSSEGPMPQTRFVLKKCLELGIRPILFINKMDKKNARAQEVEDMVLDLFIDLKASDEQLDFPTVYGVAKDGIARKSINDTNDDLTPLFETILDNINTYPDNDEKPLQLQIYDLAYDDYLGRIGIGRIYQGTIKTGQSVKISKRDNSIKDSKINQLFVYEGLKQTAVEKAYSGDIVALAGIDDISIGETVCNPGEVLPMEMIKIEEPTLSMNFFINDSPFAGQSGKFLTTRHLKARLDKELEVNMGLKVEQQSNTESFKVSGRGELHLSILLEKMRREGYEISVSKPEVLMHNDNGQVQEPVEKVNIDVPEKYSGTVISKLNQRKGIMQSMKIENNYVKLEYLVPTRGLIGFKSEFINDTSGEGTLIRSFEKYEKYKGDIAERLNGVLISQNNGTAMAYSLYNLSERGTMFIKAGTKVYEGMIIGMNNRNNDLTVNPCKNKKLTNTRAAGSDDALNLSPPRTFTLEEALEFINNDELVEITPDAIRLRKKILNEKDRIKYNKNK, from the coding sequence ATGCCAAAAAAGAAAAAAATTATTAATTTAGCTGTAATTGCTCATGTAGATGCAGGGAAATCCACTCTAGTTGATGCTTTCTTAACTCAAAGTGGTGTTTTTAGAGAAAACGAAGAGGTTTTAGACTGTGTAATGGATAATAATGAATTAGAAAGGGAGCGCGGTATTACTATCTACTCTAAGAATTGTTCCATAGAATATAAGGACTACAAGATAAATATTGTAGATACACCTGGACATGCTGATTTTTCTTCTGAAGTAGAAAGGGTTATTAAAGCAGTAGATACTGCTATTCTTATAGTTGATTCAAGTGAAGGGCCAATGCCCCAGACCCGCTTTGTTTTAAAGAAATGCCTTGAACTGGGAATTAGACCAATTTTATTTATCAATAAAATGGATAAAAAAAATGCCAGAGCTCAGGAAGTTGAAGATATGGTACTGGATCTCTTTATAGACCTGAAGGCAAGTGATGAACAATTAGATTTCCCCACAGTTTATGGAGTTGCCAAAGATGGTATTGCTCGAAAAAGTATTAATGACACAAATGATGATTTAACACCATTATTTGAAACAATTCTAGATAATATCAATACCTATCCAGATAATGATGAAAAACCACTTCAATTACAAATATATGACCTGGCCTATGATGATTACTTAGGTAGAATTGGTATTGGAAGGATATATCAGGGAACTATCAAAACTGGTCAGTCAGTTAAGATCTCAAAAAGAGATAACAGTATAAAAGATAGTAAGATTAATCAATTATTTGTTTATGAAGGGCTAAAACAAACAGCTGTCGAAAAGGCTTATAGTGGAGATATAGTTGCTCTGGCAGGTATTGATGATATATCAATTGGTGAAACAGTATGTAACCCTGGAGAGGTATTACCTATGGAGATGATTAAAATAGAAGAACCTACTCTATCAATGAATTTTTTTATCAATGACTCACCTTTTGCCGGGCAGAGCGGAAAATTTTTGACTACCAGACACCTTAAAGCAAGGCTGGATAAAGAACTGGAAGTAAATATGGGATTAAAGGTAGAACAACAATCAAACACAGAATCCTTTAAAGTCTCCGGCCGTGGGGAGCTACACCTCTCTATCCTTTTAGAAAAAATGCGCCGGGAGGGATATGAGATCTCTGTCTCAAAACCAGAGGTTTTAATGCATAATGATAACGGTCAGGTACAGGAACCTGTGGAAAAAGTTAATATTGATGTTCCAGAGAAATACTCCGGGACAGTAATTTCAAAACTTAATCAAAGAAAAGGGATTATGCAGTCTATGAAAATAGAAAATAACTATGTAAAACTGGAATATCTTGTCCCTACAAGAGGCTTGATCGGTTTTAAAAGTGAATTTATTAATGATACCAGTGGTGAAGGAACCCTAATACGTTCATTTGAAAAATATGAAAAATACAAAGGGGATATAGCTGAGAGGTTAAATGGGGTTTTAATATCACAAAATAACGGAACAGCTATGGCTTATTCCCTATATAACCTAAGTGAACGGGGTACTATGTTTATCAAGGCCGGCACCAAAGTATATGAAGGAATGATAATTGGAATGAACAACCGGAATAATGACCTTACTGTAAACCCCTGCAAAAACAAAAAACTAACTAATACAAGGGCCGCCGGTTCTGATGATGCCCTTAACCTTTCACCACCTAGAACATTTACTCTGGAAGAGGCCTTGGAATTTATCAATAATGATGAATTAGTAGAAATAACACCTGATGCTATAAGATTAAGAAAAAAAATCCTGAATGAAAAAGACCGGATTAAATACAATAAGAATAAATAA
- a CDS encoding Gfo/Idh/MocA family protein, with product MNKKINWGIIGTGNIAHQFAEGLSILPDVNIAGVASRSEERAKEFADCFNIQHSYSSYQELVLAQEIDVIYIATPHTYHKDNTIMCLKAGKPVLCEKPFAVNLAEAEEMVSLARSKNIFLMEAMWTRYFLVMEKVREWLAEGLIGEVKWLEADFGINKPVKPSGRLYNLELGGGALLDVGIYPVSLASMVFGRQPSSIKAAAEIGETGVDEQTAVIFKYKQGKMAQLSCAIRTKTREEACITGTRGYIVIPEFHSPSSARVYREGKVIKEFEQPLEGNGLNYEAVEVNKYLRSGKKESAVMPLKESLDVMETLDKIRDKINLRYPADK from the coding sequence ATGAATAAGAAGATTAACTGGGGTATTATTGGTACTGGTAATATTGCCCACCAATTTGCAGAGGGTCTTAGTATTTTACCAGATGTTAATATTGCCGGGGTTGCATCACGTTCTGAAGAAAGGGCTAAAGAATTTGCGGATTGTTTTAATATTCAGCATTCCTATAGTAGTTATCAGGAACTTGTTCTGGCGCAGGAGATTGATGTTATCTATATTGCTACACCTCATACATATCATAAAGATAATACAATAATGTGTCTTAAGGCTGGAAAACCTGTGCTTTGTGAAAAACCATTTGCAGTAAATCTGGCAGAGGCTGAAGAAATGGTATCTCTGGCAAGGTCAAAAAATATTTTTTTGATGGAAGCAATGTGGACCCGTTATTTCCTGGTCATGGAAAAGGTGAGGGAATGGTTAGCTGAAGGTTTGATTGGTGAGGTTAAATGGTTGGAGGCTGATTTTGGAATTAATAAACCAGTAAAACCGTCCGGGCGTCTCTATAACCTGGAACTAGGTGGAGGGGCTCTACTTGATGTCGGTATTTATCCAGTTTCTCTGGCTTCTATGGTTTTTGGCAGACAACCATCGAGTATTAAAGCTGCAGCAGAAATTGGTGAGACTGGTGTTGATGAACAGACTGCTGTTATTTTTAAATACAAACAGGGAAAGATGGCTCAATTATCCTGTGCTATCCGGACCAAGACTAGAGAAGAGGCCTGTATAACCGGGACCAGGGGTTATATTGTTATTCCTGAATTTCACAGCCCTTCATCTGCCAGAGTATACCGTGAAGGAAAGGTTATTAAGGAATTTGAGCAACCTCTGGAAGGAAATGGTTTAAATTATGAGGCGGTTGAGGTTAATAAATATTTGAGGTCAGGTAAGAAGGAGAGTGCTGTCATGCCTCTCAAAGAAAGTCTGGATGTTATGGAAACTCTTGATAAAATACGTGATAAGATTAATTTGAGATATCCAGCTGATAAATAA
- a CDS encoding LacI family DNA-binding transcriptional regulator yields the protein MEKNAIKKVNLDDIAATAGVSKATVSNALNDKKGVSEQTKEEILRIASDMGYKKTNSNNGSNGEKKAIRIILYKKHGYVYSDTPFFANLIEGIQKECRVEDYEMMVTHLTEGLDDFGSIIQDIKNDESSGYLILATEMIKEDLEQFKVLNKPLVLLDSYFKHEDFDFVLINNFEAAFKATNYLIQHGHSRIGYLHSSVYINNFYYRKQGFRSTLQEHGMEINEKYQFNLEPTLEGSYRDMSEFLKHNPALPTAFFADNDIIAFGAMKALQEKGIKIPEEVSIIGFDDMPYCEISTPKMTTVRVPKQYYGGLVVKRLIEKINNNDLQNQKIEINTELIARESVLKR from the coding sequence ATGGAAAAAAATGCGATTAAAAAAGTAAACCTTGATGATATTGCTGCTACAGCTGGTGTATCAAAAGCGACTGTTTCAAATGCCTTAAATGATAAAAAAGGGGTAAGTGAACAGACTAAAGAAGAAATTTTAAGAATTGCCAGTGATATGGGCTATAAAAAAACAAATTCAAATAACGGCAGTAATGGTGAGAAAAAGGCGATCAGGATTATTCTGTACAAAAAACATGGTTATGTTTATTCTGACACCCCTTTCTTTGCTAATTTAATTGAAGGTATTCAAAAGGAATGTCGGGTAGAGGATTATGAAATGATGGTTACACATCTTACAGAGGGTTTAGATGACTTTGGTAGTATTATTCAGGATATAAAGAATGATGAGTCATCAGGTTATTTAATACTGGCTACTGAAATGATTAAAGAGGATTTAGAGCAATTTAAGGTTTTGAATAAACCACTTGTTTTACTGGATAGTTATTTTAAACATGAGGATTTTGATTTTGTCTTGATAAATAATTTTGAGGCTGCTTTTAAGGCGACTAATTATTTAATTCAGCATGGTCATTCTAGAATTGGTTATTTACATAGTTCAGTCTATATTAATAACTTTTACTATAGAAAACAGGGTTTTAGAAGTACTTTACAGGAACATGGTATGGAAATAAATGAAAAATATCAATTTAACCTTGAACCTACACTGGAGGGCTCATATCGTGATATGAGTGAATTTTTAAAACACAATCCAGCCTTGCCAACCGCTTTTTTTGCAGATAATGATATTATTGCTTTTGGGGCGATGAAGGCTTTACAGGAAAAGGGGATTAAGATACCTGAAGAGGTTTCAATTATAGGGTTTGATGATATGCCTTATTGTGAGATTAGCACCCCAAAAATGACGACTGTACGGGTACCTAAGCAATACTATGGGGGTTTAGTTGTCAAAAGACTAATAGAGAAGATTAATAATAATGACCTGCAGAACCAAAAGATAGAAATAAATACTGAATTAATTGCAAGGGAGAGTGTACTAAAAAGGTAA
- a CDS encoding YlbF family regulator: MSILEKAKSLGEEIVDSSEYKELKTSETAMYEDENAKTLLNEFSTKQRRLQMAQSNGKAITKEQQKELQNIQVKMQANEKVKEFMEAQQKFNKVMESVNQTISSVLENNPSSTETK, translated from the coding sequence ATGTCAATTTTAGAAAAAGCCAAATCACTTGGTGAAGAAATAGTAGATTCCAGCGAATATAAAGAACTTAAAACAAGTGAGACAGCTATGTATGAAGATGAAAATGCCAAAACACTACTAAATGAGTTCAGCACTAAACAAAGGCGCTTACAGATGGCCCAGTCCAATGGTAAGGCAATTACAAAAGAACAACAGAAAGAACTCCAGAACATCCAGGTTAAAATGCAGGCCAATGAAAAGGTGAAGGAATTTATGGAGGCCCAGCAGAAATTTAATAAAGTAATGGAATCAGTTAATCAAACAATTTCATCTGTTCTAGAAAATAATCCTAGCAGTACAGAGACAAAATAA
- a CDS encoding NAD(P)/FAD-dependent oxidoreductase, which produces MEENKAKINDIAVVGCGPAGLSAAVNISIRKKSLLLLGAEICSPKLYRAEKVNNYLGYYNLSGEELMKKFIAHIAEMGIDISRSRIDNIYLQDDYYTLASRDKTYHAYTLVLAPGVSNNKYLPGEEELLGSGVSYCATCDGALYRNKDVAVIAYTEEGIEESEYLAEIVDTVYFIPQFDFEDGFNISNIKTIKDSPLGIEGDVRVEGLRLKKQTIDLDGVFILREVTPADKLLYGLALDEKGHIKVDENMASNLPGVYAAGDCTGTPYQLARAVGQGQVAGLNAVTYVHRKKRDS; this is translated from the coding sequence TTGGAAGAAAATAAAGCTAAAATTAATGATATTGCTGTAGTAGGGTGTGGGCCAGCAGGATTATCAGCAGCAGTAAATATTTCTATTAGAAAAAAGTCCTTGCTCCTCCTGGGAGCAGAGATTTGTAGTCCTAAGTTATATCGAGCAGAAAAAGTCAATAATTATTTAGGTTATTATAATCTAAGTGGAGAGGAATTGATGAAAAAATTTATTGCCCATATAGCAGAGATGGGGATAGATATAAGCCGTTCCCGGATAGATAATATTTATCTACAGGATGATTATTATACACTTGCCTCCAGAGATAAGACTTACCATGCCTATACTTTAGTACTGGCGCCTGGGGTTAGTAACAATAAATATTTACCCGGGGAAGAGGAATTGCTTGGTAGTGGTGTTAGTTATTGTGCTACTTGTGATGGGGCATTATACAGAAATAAGGATGTAGCTGTAATTGCCTATACAGAAGAAGGGATAGAAGAGAGTGAATACCTGGCTGAAATAGTGGATACCGTCTATTTTATTCCACAGTTTGACTTTGAAGATGGTTTTAATATCTCCAATATTAAGACAATTAAGGACAGTCCCTTAGGTATTGAAGGTGATGTCAGGGTAGAGGGTTTAAGGTTAAAAAAACAGACAATAGACCTTGATGGGGTTTTTATCTTAAGGGAAGTAACCCCTGCTGATAAGTTATTATATGGGCTTGCTTTAGATGAAAAAGGGCATATTAAAGTAGATGAGAATATGGCTTCTAATTTACCCGGTGTTTATGCTGCCGGTGATTGTACAGGCACACCATATCAATTGGCCAGGGCTGTTGGACAGGGACAGGTAGCTGGCTTAAATGCAGTTACTTATGTACATAGGAAGAAAAGAGATTCTTAG
- a CDS encoding IS91 family transposase, whose amino-acid sequence MDNLIELISIMKRKEIQKQHTIKKIFTHNNNWKIFKDNRLSEVVPADMIDDVIEQVERALGCGNPENGYTLYKCLECGHEHIIGFSCKSRFCVRCGKKYIDNWVEKQVENILDTSHRHLVFTLPEQLRGYVYWHRDLLKDMCDAVNELIQDYYDKQSKEKEYQVGVITVVHTFGRDVGFNPHIHALLTEGALDKYKQWKHIGYISYPYLRKSWQKVLLNIFRKYFKEDLKVQNLVRELYQKYPNGFYVNAESRLINARGATRYIGRYLARPAMAEYRILEYDGKKVRFWYEDHNTKKRKELLLDVLDFIGRLIMHVPKKYFKMVRRYGLYSRGFNKKVKKIVSLWKYMKKRQLKLIVVEKKKRVMRWRENIIKSFDRDPLICRKCGSEMVLYEIWSPKHDFIYHFEHTDENGRHIKRYPWEEDPRIERRKRARQLGTTIPFPGPPRRMVCL is encoded by the coding sequence GTGGATAACTTAATAGAATTAATAAGTATTATGAAAAGAAAAGAGATACAAAAACAACATACGATTAAAAAAATATTTACTCATAATAATAACTGGAAAATCTTTAAAGATAACAGATTATCAGAAGTGGTTCCAGCTGATATGATAGATGATGTAATTGAACAGGTTGAAAGGGCATTGGGTTGTGGAAATCCTGAAAATGGATATACTTTATATAAATGTCTTGAATGTGGTCATGAGCATATAATTGGATTTAGCTGTAAAAGTCGTTTTTGTGTACGATGTGGCAAGAAATATATAGATAATTGGGTTGAGAAACAAGTAGAGAATATACTTGATACAAGTCATAGACATTTAGTATTTACATTACCAGAACAATTAAGAGGGTATGTATATTGGCATAGAGATTTATTGAAAGATATGTGCGATGCAGTAAATGAATTAATTCAAGATTACTATGATAAACAATCAAAGGAAAAAGAATATCAAGTTGGAGTAATAACAGTAGTTCATACTTTTGGGAGGGATGTAGGGTTTAATCCTCATATCCATGCTCTATTAACAGAAGGAGCATTAGATAAATATAAGCAGTGGAAGCATATTGGATATATTTCATATCCATATTTAAGAAAGTCATGGCAGAAAGTATTACTTAATATATTTCGAAAGTATTTCAAAGAGGACTTAAAGGTTCAGAATTTAGTAAGAGAACTGTATCAAAAATATCCTAATGGATTTTATGTAAATGCTGAATCTAGACTAATTAATGCTAGAGGTGCAACTAGATATATTGGTAGATATCTAGCACGTCCAGCTATGGCTGAATATAGAATACTAGAGTATGATGGTAAGAAGGTAAGGTTTTGGTATGAAGACCATAATACGAAAAAAAGAAAAGAATTACTGCTTGATGTATTAGACTTTATAGGTAGATTGATAATGCATGTACCTAAAAAGTATTTTAAGATGGTAAGAAGATATGGGTTATATAGTAGAGGTTTTAATAAAAAAGTAAAAAAGATAGTATCACTATGGAAATACATGAAGAAAAGACAGTTAAAACTAATAGTGGTAGAAAAGAAAAAAAGAGTAATGAGATGGCGAGAAAATATTATAAAAAGTTTTGATAGAGACCCATTAATATGTAGGAAATGTGGTTCGGAGATGGTATTATATGAGATATGGAGTCCTAAACATGATTTTATTTATCATTTTGAACATACAGATGAAAATGGACGACATATAAAAAGATATCCATGGGAGGAGGATCCTAGAATTGAAAGACGAAAAAGAGCGAGACAACTGGGAACTACCATTCCATTCCCCGGACCACCAAGAAGAATGGTATGTTTATAG
- a CDS encoding transketolase, which translates to MADVQFLAGKAAEIRLNLLKMIFKAKMGHTGSSLSDTDILTTLYYDVMQLRVDEPDWEERDRFILSKGHAVESYYCILADMGFIDKEELNTFCQYQTRLIGHPNNKVPGIEMNTGALGHGLSIAVGMAKAAKMDNKDYRVFVLMGDGEQAEGSVWEAAMAGAHFGLDNLIGIIDRNRLQITGATEEVMGIEPLVGKWRNFGWQVLEIDGHNYGELKKCLSSTPVEEGKPTMILANTIKGKGVSFIENKAGWHHRVPSASELNQAVEELSPLIGVDIDG; encoded by the coding sequence TTGGCTGATGTTCAATTTTTAGCAGGGAAAGCAGCTGAGATAAGATTGAATCTTCTTAAAATGATTTTTAAGGCAAAAATGGGTCATACCGGGTCTTCTTTATCTGACACTGATATTTTAACTACCTTATATTATGATGTTATGCAGTTGAGAGTTGATGAACCTGACTGGGAAGAACGGGATAGATTTATCTTAAGTAAAGGTCATGCAGTTGAATCATATTATTGTATCCTGGCAGATATGGGTTTTATCGATAAGGAGGAACTTAATACCTTCTGTCAGTATCAGACCAGGTTAATAGGTCATCCCAATAATAAGGTACCAGGTATTGAGATGAATACCGGTGCACTGGGTCATGGATTGTCAATAGCAGTCGGAATGGCTAAAGCAGCTAAAATGGATAATAAGGACTACAGGGTTTTTGTTTTGATGGGTGATGGTGAACAGGCAGAGGGTTCAGTGTGGGAAGCAGCCATGGCAGGGGCCCATTTTGGTCTTGATAATCTTATTGGAATTATTGACAGGAACAGACTGCAGATTACAGGAGCTACAGAAGAGGTTATGGGTATTGAGCCGTTGGTAGGAAAATGGAGGAATTTCGGTTGGCAGGTTTTGGAAATAGATGGTCATAATTATGGAGAGCTTAAAAAGTGTCTTTCATCAACACCGGTAGAGGAAGGCAAACCAACTATGATATTGGCTAATACAATCAAAGGTAAAGGTGTATCCTTTATTGAGAATAAGGCTGGCTGGCACCACCGTGTACCTTCAGCATCTGAATTAAATCAGGCTGTAGAGGAGTTAAGTCCACTTATAGGGGTTGATATTGATGGCTGA
- a CDS encoding cold-shock protein, translated as MYNGKVKWFDGKKGFGFIERDEGDDVFVHFSAIQQEGFKNLEEGQEVEFEIVEGDRGPQAANVVAL; from the coding sequence ATTTACAATGGTAAAGTAAAATGGTTTGATGGCAAAAAGGGTTTTGGATTTATTGAAAGAGATGAAGGAGATGACGTTTTTGTACATTTTTCTGCTATACAGCAGGAAGGCTTTAAAAATTTAGAAGAGGGTCAAGAAGTTGAATTTGAGATTGTTGAAGGGGATCGCGGACCACAGGCAGCAAATGTTGTTGCTCTATAA
- the glpK gene encoding glycerol kinase GlpK, with amino-acid sequence MSKYILTLDQSTSGSKVLLIDESGDIVIKKSKPHQQYYPQSGWVEHDPREIYNNIISLIENVLSESNIDLNQIESLAITNQRETIMAWDKNTGEPVYNAIVWQCNRTAEACDKLASPLLNKKIKEKTGLLLNPYFSATKIKWILDNVNVAREKMRDNNLLMGTIDSWLIWNFTSGSVHLTDYTNASRTLLFNIKELSWDEELLDIFGLNKDILPDVKPPDEVFAYTNLNNLLPREIPIVGVIGDSQGALFGQKCFQPGMAKATYGTGTSVLLNIGKKPVFKEKLVTSIAWGLNGRVDYAFEGIIRSSGDTLKWVKDNLGLFQDFQEVEPLIREIADNEGVYLVPAFSGMGVPYWDMTARAAIVGMTKKTDRRHIIRAAVESIAYQITDAINLMVEESGVSLKVLRADGGATSNQFLMEFQAGLLNKEVAVSEIAELSALGAAYISGLSIGIWKSIDDIKNLNNNSKTYQAKMDKTLRSKYYHGWQTAVKRTLNK; translated from the coding sequence GTGAGTAAATATATCTTAACCCTTGATCAGAGTACATCAGGTTCTAAGGTGCTTCTGATTGATGAAAGCGGGGATATTGTAATAAAGAAATCTAAGCCACACCAACAGTATTATCCACAATCCGGATGGGTAGAACATGACCCCAGGGAAATTTATAATAATATAATTTCTTTGATAGAAAATGTCTTAAGTGAAAGTAATATTGACTTAAATCAGATAGAGTCTCTGGCCATAACTAACCAGCGGGAAACAATAATGGCCTGGGACAAGAATACTGGTGAACCAGTATATAATGCTATTGTATGGCAGTGTAATAGGACTGCAGAGGCCTGTGATAAACTGGCTAGTCCGCTTCTTAATAAGAAGATAAAAGAGAAGACGGGTTTATTACTTAACCCCTATTTTTCGGCAACAAAGATTAAATGGATATTAGATAATGTTAATGTGGCCAGGGAAAAAATGAGGGATAATAACTTATTAATGGGGACTATAGATTCATGGCTAATCTGGAATTTTACCAGTGGTTCTGTACATCTAACAGATTATACTAATGCAAGTAGGACACTATTATTTAATATTAAAGAACTATCCTGGGATGAAGAACTATTAGATATCTTTGGATTGAATAAGGATATTCTTCCTGATGTAAAACCACCTGATGAGGTCTTTGCCTATACCAATTTAAACAATTTACTCCCCAGGGAAATACCTATAGTAGGGGTGATTGGGGATTCACAGGGGGCGCTTTTTGGACAAAAATGTTTTCAACCGGGTATGGCCAAGGCGACCTATGGAACTGGCACATCTGTTTTGTTAAACATTGGTAAAAAACCTGTCTTTAAAGAAAAGCTAGTCACCTCAATTGCCTGGGGTTTGAATGGGAGGGTTGATTATGCCTTTGAAGGTATTATACGTAGTTCAGGTGATACCTTAAAATGGGTAAAGGATAATCTAGGTCTTTTCCAAGATTTCCAGGAGGTTGAACCCCTGATTAGAGAAATAGCGGATAATGAGGGTGTTTATTTAGTACCTGCTTTTTCTGGTATGGGTGTTCCTTATTGGGATATGACAGCCAGGGCAGCGATTGTAGGTATGACTAAAAAGACTGATAGGAGGCATATTATCAGGGCTGCGGTAGAATCTATTGCCTATCAGATTACAGATGCAATTAATTTGATGGTTGAGGAATCAGGGGTTTCTCTAAAGGTTTTAAGGGCAGATGGTGGTGCTACCAGCAATCAATTTTTAATGGAATTTCAGGCAGGATTGCTAAATAAAGAAGTAGCAGTCTCAGAGATTGCAGAATTGTCGGCCCTTGGGGCTGCGTATATTTCTGGCTTGAGTATTGGTATCTGGAAATCGATTGATGACATTAAAAACCTAAATAATAATTCCAAGACTTATCAAGCGAAAATGGATAAAACTTTGCGCAGCAAATATTATCATGGCTGGCAGACTGCAGTTAAGAGAACCTTAAATAAATAA